One Helicobacter pylori genomic window, ATGCGACAGGGATTAAATTAGCTAACCCTAGTAAGCATGTGATCGTGGTTTCTGGCGATGGCGATGGCTTTGCGATTGGAGGCAATCACACCATGCACGCATGCAGAAGAAACATTGATTTGAATTTTGTTTTAGTGAATAATTTCATTTATGGTTTGACCAACTCCCAAACTTCGCCCACCACGCCTAATGGCATGTGGACGGTTACGGCTCAATGGGGGAATATTGATAACCAATTTGACCCATGCGCTTTAACCACCGCTGCAGGGGCGAGTTTTGTCGCTAGAGAGAGCGTTTTAGACCCTCAAAAATTAGAAAAAGTGCTTAAAGAAGGTTTCTCGCACAAGGGCTTTAGCTTCTTTGATGTCCATAGCAATTGCCATATCAATTTAGGGCGTAAGAATAAAATGGGCGAAGCGTCTCAAATGCTAAAATGGATGGAAAGCCGATTGGTGAGCAAACGCCAATTTGAAGCCATGAGCCCTGAAGAAAGGGTGGATAAATTCCCTACAGGCGTTTTAAAGCATGACACGGACAGGAAAGAATATTGCGAAGCGTATCAAGAAATCATTGAAAAAGCACAAGGAAAACAATAATGGAAGCGCAATTACGATTTACGGGCGTTGGAGGGCAAGGCGTGCTGTTAGCGGGGGAGATTTTAGCTGAGGCTAAGATTGTGAGTGGGGGCTATGGCACTAAGACTTCCACTTACACTTCGCAAGTGCGTGGAGGGCCCACTAAAGTGGATATTTTGCTAGATAAAGATGAAATCATTTTCCCTTATGCTAAAGAGGGCGAGATTGATTTCATGCTTTCAGTCGCTCAAATCAGCTACAACCAGTTTAAAAGCGATATTAAACAAGGCGGTATCGTTGTCATTGATCCCAATTTGGTAACCCCCACTAAAGAAGATGAAGAAAAGTATCAAATTTATAAAATCCCCATTATCAGCATCGCTAAAGATGAAGTGGGTAACATTATCACGCAATCTGTGGTGGCGTTGGCGATCACCGTGGAGCTTACTAAATGCGTAGAAGAAAATATCGTGCTAGACACCATGCTTAAAAAAGTCCCTGCAAAAGTCGCTGAAACGAACAAAAAAGCCTTTGAAATTGGCAAAAAACATGCTTTAGAAGCTTTGAAAAAATAAGGGGGTAACTCCTTATCTTATTTTTCTTTAGCTATAGCTTTTTCCCCTTTTTTTGTATTTTTGAAAAAAAAAAAAAATGATATAATGCTCAAATTTTACAAAGGATTCTTGTATGCGCAAATTTTTGGATGGGGCAAAAAGTGAGGTTTTAAAATATGATGTGATTTCTTTTGATATTTTTGATACCCTTCTTCTAAGACCTTTCATTAAACCCACAGATTTGTTCTTGTATATTGAGACTAAATACAATATTAAAGGTTTTCATCAAGCAAGGATCCTGGCAGAAATGCAATCTAGAGAAATCAGTAAAAGACAAGACATTACTCTAGATGAAATTTATCATCAAATTCCAAAAGAGTTTCATTCATATAAGGGAGTAGAAATTGCCACTGAAAAAGAGGTGCTTATTCCAAACTTAGAGATGTTAGAACTCTATCGTTTCGCTAAAGAGAACAATAAAAGAGTGATTATTGTATCAGATATGTATTTACCTTTAGAAGTCCTTGAAGATATTTTAATTTCTAAGGGTTTTGATGGTTATACAAATTTCTATCTTAGTAGCCATATAATGCTTACTAAACATTCAAAGGATTTGTTTAAACATGTTTTAAAACAAGAAAATATTACTCACACACAAATATTGCATATTGGTGATAATTCTTGGGCAGATGACACTATGCCTAAAAGTTTAGGCATAGCAACGCTATTTAGAAAAAGCGTGTTGAAGCAATTTGAAGAAATTTCTCCTAAATACAAAACATTTAGTCCAACCAGTGTTGCACAAAGTTTTATTTTAGGATCTTTATGCGTTTTTCATAAAAATTATATTCAAAAACATGAAAAATTTGATTATTGGTTTCTTTTGGGAGCGATGCAGGCAGGAATTGCAGCCGTTGCTTATTGCCAGTTTATCTATAAGGAAATTCATAAAAGAAATATTGATACTTTAGTGTTTGTTGCGCGAGATGGTTATTTATTGCAAAAAATTTTTAATATTTTATATCCAAATTCATATAAAACTACTTATGTCTATGCTCCCAGAATTTTAAAAAAAGCGGTATTTTTAGAAGTCGTAGAGGGCGAGAGTTTGGAAATTTTGCGTATTTTAGAAGGCGAAGAAGAAGTTAAAAAGAAGCAAATCACCACCAACCAACAAGCATATATACATATATATAGTAACTTTGAATACTGCCGCCATTTAGCGTTAAAATGTTTGGATAATTACAGAAGATATTTGTATTCACAAAATTTAGAAGGAAATATCGCTATTGTAGATACGATTACTTTAGGCTATTCTTCGCAAGGGTTAATCCAAAAAGCTTTAAACAAAGAAGTTTTTGGGTGCTATGTGGATCTCCTAAGAATTTTAAATTATGATTGCGTGAGTTTCTTACCTTTTTCACACCCTAAACCCGTTTATTTTCATAATTGGGATTTTATGGAGTTTTTGCTAACAAGCCCTGAATACCCTATTTTAAATGTAGAAAATGGCGTTCCAATTTATCAAAAAGACGTTTCATCTTGCGAAAAACACCGCTCTAAAGCTTATGAAAAAATAGTAGAAGGGGCTGTTGGATATGTTTCATATTTTAAAGAAAGTCAAATTTCTTTAGGTATTTATGATGTGATAAAATGGGTCAATTTCTTCATTGACCATCCTAGTATTCAAGATCAAGAGCAATTTAAACAAATTTATTTTCTTCCAGACGCAACGCATAAAAACGCTCTGCCCTTGTTTTGCAACGATGTTTCTTTATTGTCTTGTATTTTAAAACCTTCACAAAGTTATGGTATATTAAAAAGAAGCCTTAGGACAAACAAGCAAGAGAGATTGTTTAAAATATTATCTCTAATTAAAAAAATCTATGGGAAGTTAAAAAAGAAATGATAAAATTGGCTCTGTTTTTAATCAAATATGGATAAATAGGGCTTTCTCCCTTAATATAATTCTCTCAAAAGTTATCCACTAGATATTTTTTATTTATCAAATAATCCGTTTTTGAGTATAATCCTACGAAAATTTTAAGGAACGGCATGGAGTTTTTAGGACTGATTTTAAGTCTGGCCGCTATTTTGATAGCGTTTAAAAAGCCTGAAAAAGAAAATTGGGCGTTTGGGATTTTGATTGTGGTGTGGTTAATGGAGTTTATTATTTTTATAGCCCACAGCTCTAGCGTTTTACCTAACATGAATTTATAAGGGGGATGCATGAATAAAGAAACCCGATTTTATAATCTTTTTTCTTTGGCGGTTTTAGGGATTTTGATCTTTCCTGTGGGTTTGGCGAATTTTTATTTTGGCTATGTTTTGAAAGATTCGCCTTGTATTTTTTGTTGGGCGCAACGCATCAACATGATTTTAATAGGGGCGGTGGCGCTTTTGGTGGTGCGTTTTGGGTTTAAGCCTAAATACATTGCCTTACTATTGCTCATGGCTAGTAGCGGGTTATATGAGAGCTTTTATCATACCGGTAGCCATGCGTTAGAAGATGTGGGGCAGGGCTTTGCACTCGCTATTTTGGGCTTGCACACGCAGTTTTGGGCGCTTTTTGTCTTTTTTAGCGTGGTGGTGTTTTTAGCGGTTTTGCTCTTTTTTGCCCCTAATACCCAACTTTTTAAAGATGATTCATTAAACGCGCTCCAAAAAAGCGCTTTTTATGTTTTCTTTATGGTGGTGGGTTCTAATGCAATACAGGCGTTTGTTTCTACCGGGCCTTTCCCTTACATAGGGCAAAGCGATCCGGTGCGTTTTTCGTGGAATTTGAAAGAATCGGTCTGGTCTATGGAGAATTGGGATCATTTGAAATTCCCAAGAAGCGTTTTAGGCAGAAGAGATGTGGGCGAGCCTTTGAAATTGAGCGCTTTGCCTAAAGATAATGATTATGAGCGTTCGCCTTTAGAAATTACAAAAACTCTAAAGATTGGAAAAAAAGAAGAGCTTTTTTTAAAATTGAATGGAGCGATCACGGATTTGAATTTCAATGAAGACAAGGCGATCCTTACTACAGAAAACCAAGGGCTTTATCTTGTAAGTAACGATTTGAAAACCATTCATAGCTACATGGTGTTGGATAGCTATTATAGCGCGACGGTGGGGGCGTTCGTGGGGGCGGATTTTAACGAAGATGAAAACATTGTGATCATGGGCAATAATAAAACGAGCGTGGAAATCACTCCTAACAAAAACGCTAATGCGCTTAAAAACTTCCCTTATTTTTTAGAAGGGGCTAACTCTTTTGACGAAGTGGAACGCAGCCGCTTGAAAACTTCTAGGGCGAAAAACTATTATGTTAGCGCTGCAAGAAGAGGGGCTAAATTCACATATTTGATCAGCGCTCCTAACAAACGCTATAAGGATTTGATGATTATCTCCATGCTTAATAGCGACAAACAAGTGCATGGGGAGTTTTTACTTGAACTAGGTAATGCCAAACTTAAAGAAAAAAGGGAACTGGGCGAGTTAGTTATCAGCGCGCTAGCTTTAAAGGATAATAAGCTTTATGCGTTCAGTAAGGAATTTAACACGCTTTTAGTCATAGACCCTACAAAAGAAGAGATTCTTGAAGTTTATGGCTTGCCTAAAGAGATTAAAAATATCAGCGCTGGAGGGTTTAGGGATAATGAGCTTATCCTTGTGAGCTATGAGAATCATAAAAATATTCTCTATACTCTTAATTTTTAAACTCTTTTAAAGCTACTTTTTTCTAATATATTAACGCATTAGAAGATGGTCGCTATTTTAGAATAGAGGAAAGTCCGGGCTACATTAGACAAAATTCCATCTAACGGATGGCTAGCGTGAGCTAAGGGAAAGTGCCACAGAAAGCAAACCGCCTTTTTAAGGTAAGGGTGAAAGGGTGGGGTAAGAGCCCACCAAGGCTAAAGCGATTTAGCTTGTTTGGGCAAACCCAATTTGTAGCAAGAAGTGCATGGTAAGTCTAAATTGATACACGCTTCGCTTGAGGAATATTGCAAAATATTTCCCAGATAAATGGCCATCCATTGACAGAACCCGGCTTATTCTAATGCTCAACTGCGTGTTGATTTTTAATTAAAGTTTCAATCATTTTATTTTTTTTATTTTTTACCTAATTATTGCTTAAAATCTTAAAGATTTATGTTACACTCTGTGAAATCAAAATCAAAGGGGATAGCGTGTTAGAAAAATCTTTTTTAAAAAGCAAGCAATTATTTTTATGCGGATTGGGTGTTTTGATGTTGCAAGCTTGCACTTGCCCAAACACTTCGCAAAGGAATTCTTTTTTGCAAGATGTGCCTTATTGGATGTTGCAAAATCGCAGTGAGTATATCACGCAAGGGGTGGATAGCTCGCACATTGTGGATGGTAAGAAAACTGAAGAGATAGAAAAAATCGCTACCAAAAGAGCGACAATAAGAGTGGCGCAAAATATCGTGCATAAACTCAAAGAGGCTTACCTTTCCAAATCCAACCGCATCAAGCAAAAGATCACTAATGAAATGTTTATCCAAATGACACAGCCCATTTATGATAGCTTGATGAATGTGGATCGTTTAGGGATTTATATCAATCCTAACAATGAGGAAGTGTTTGCGTTAGTGCGCGCGCGTGGTTTTGATAAGGACGCTTTGAGCGAAGGGTTGCATAAAATGGCCTTAGACAATCAAGCGGTGAGTATCCTTGTGGCTAAAGTGGAAGAAATCTTTAAAGATTCTGTCAATTACGGAGACGTTAAAGTCCCTATAGCCATGTAGGCTTAGAACAACAAGCGTTCCTCGCTATCGTCTGTTCTTTTAGGGGTGGGGGTGATGGAATTGGGGGTTGAATAGTAGGGGATTTTATCCACGATTTCTTTACGCAAGCCTTTGGGGACATCAAACTTTCTTTTTAAAGAAGGTTCAATCGCTAAAATGTTACGCATGAAATACGAATACACAGGTGCACTCACAACGCCTCCTGTCGCTCCTTTGCCAATAGGCGTGTTATCGTCCCTCCCAAACCAGATCACGCTTTGTAAGGTGGGGGTAAAGCCAATGAACCAGGCATCCACATTATTATTGGAAGTCCCGGTTTTACCGGCAATTTCTAAACCTTTAATGCGCGCCAAACTCCCTGTGCCATTTTCTACCGCATTCATTAGCGCTGAAAGGGTTAAAAAAGCCTGTTCTTTAGAGGTGATCTTTTTGGTTTCCATGGGAGTGAAAGTTTTGACATCGTTTTGTTGGTTAGTGATGCTTTCAATGAGCATGGGTTTGAGCATGGTGCCGTAATTAGAAAATAGAGAATACTTTTCAGCCGCATCAATGGGTGAGATAGCAAAGCTCCCTAACACAATAGACAAGTCCTTAGGGAGGTTTTTAAACCCCATATCGCTTAAAGATTGATAAATTTTTTCAAAGCCAAGTTGATCGCTTAAATTGATCGTGGCTAGATTTAACGAATGGCTCAAAGCTTCTTGCAGGGTTACAAGCCCTAAAAACTTGCGAGAATAATTGCTAGGGTGCCATGCGTGGTTTTGTTCGCTGTTTTTACTATAATTGCCATTTTCAAAGTTTCGCGCGGTATCAGGGATTTTAGAAGTCGTGGAATAGCCATTATCAAAAGCGATTTGATACACAAAAGGCTTGATCGCGCTCCCAAATTGCCGTTTGGCTTGCGTGGCACGATTGAAAGCGCTTTTTTTATAATCAATCCCCCCCACTAAAGCTAAAATCTTACCGGTGCTCGTGTCTGTAACGATCATGCTGGCGTTCAAGTTGTCTTCATCTTCATTAGATGCGTTAGTTTTTGGCTTCTCTTTAGCGATTTGTTCTAAGATTTTTTGATGCCCAAAACGCAAGGACTCTAACGCTAAGCGTTGGTAATCCAAATCTATCGTGAGCTTTATGGTATAGCCTTGAGTTTTTAACCCGTCTAATTGATCCAATTGTTTCAACACTTCATCCACGACATAGGGAGCGATATTTTGCGTGGAAGTTTGGTTATAAACGATTGGCACTTCATTGAGAGCGCCTTTGAGCTCGTTAGAAGAAATCCAGCCTAAAGAATACAACCGCCTTAAAATATCATTAGCCCTAGAGAGTGAAAATTCTAAATTTTTGGTAGGGTCATAAAAGCTCGGAGCCCTGGGCAAGGCGACTAACATGGTGATTTCTTTAAGCGTGAGTTTGTCAAGGGGTTTTTTAAAATACCCTAAACTTGCGGTTTTCACGCCATAATACCCATGCCCAAAAAAAGTTTGGTTCAAATAACGCTCTAAAATTTCTTCTTTGCTTAAGACTTTTTCAATGCGTAAAGAAATGATAGCTTCTTTGAGTTTTCTGGTTAGGGTTTTTTCTCGCGTGAGCACCATGTTTTTAACGAGTTGTTGGGTTAGGGTGCTGCCTCCTTCGGTGTAGCGACCGCTTTTAGCGTTTTTAATCATAGCGCGCATGATAGCGTCCAAATTGATCCCCCCATGCTCAAAAAAGAGGGTGTCTTCTACCGCTAAAAGGCTTTCAATAAATCGTGGGGGGATTTCTTCAAAACGCGCATAAAAACGAAATTCCTTATCATAAATATTAGCGATCAAACGCCCTTTTCGGTCTAAAATCTGTGAAGCGACGCCCGGGCGATAATCTTTAATTTTGGCAATATCCTTATCCGTAGTTACCCAAACTTGAGCGATAAGAATGGCCAATAACCCTATGACAATCAAAAATAAAACGATAAAACCATAAAAAATCTTTTTTAGCATTAATCACTCTTAAAAGAAGATTGTATTTTAGAATAATTTAAAAGGGTGTTCGCAAGATCTTTAGTGTCTTCTAAGCTGTTTTTGAGGGACAAAGAGACGCGTAAAAGGGGTTTAGAAACCGTAGGAGAGCGGATAGCTCCCACTAAAAACCCCTTTTCTTTCAAAAAATGATGAGCGTTTAAAAGAGCGGGATTGCTTTCAAATTCTAAAGTAAAAAATCCTGCGAGCGTTCTAATACCTAAAGTTTCAAAAATAATCTGTTGGTGTTTGTGAAGCTCTTTTTTCAATTCCTGTTTTTGCGCGATAAAGTATTCTAAATGAGCCAAAGTCAAAGCGGTGTCTAACAGGCTTAAAGCGGTGGTGTAAATCACGCTTTTAGCGCGATTGGTTAAAAACTCTATGACTTGTAAAGGGGCTAAAACACACGCCCCATAGCTCGCAAGCGCTTTAGAAAAAGTGCTGAGCTTAATGATTTTGTCTTTTTCTTTGATGCGATGATATTCTAAAAAACCCAATAAATTCTCGCCAATAGTCCCAAAACTATGGGCTTCATCCACGATTAAAAAAGCGTTAGGGATTTCTTGAATTATTTCATAAAAATCATAAGGAGCGATACTCGCATCCATAGAATAAACCCCCTCAATGGCGATGAATTTGAGCTTATTTTTAGGAGCGTTAAAGAGTTTTTGTTTCAAATCTTTAATATCATTGTGTGAAAAAAAGATCACTTGATTAGGCTTAATCTTGGTGCTAAAGATCCCGCTCGCATGGTAGTGCGCGTCCATGAATAAGAGGGCGTTTTTGACTAAAAGGGTGTCTATTAAAGCCAGATTGCCCAAAAAACCACTCCCCACTAAAAGAACGCTTTCAAACCCCAACAAATCCGCTAATCGTTCTTCTAATTCTGCATGCAAAGGGTGGTAGCCATTCACTAGCATGGAAGCCTTGGGGGAGTGGCAATCAAAGGACTGGAGCTTATCAAAGGCGTTTTGAAGCAAACCTTTTTTAACGCTCAAACCCAAATAATCGTTAGAAGCGTAATCCTTTAATAAAGGGTCAAACAACTCTCTTTTGCGGTATCGTTTAACATGGTGTAAGGCTTCTAAGGATTTAGAAAACATCAAAACGCTTCATTGAATGGAATCATTCGCCTTTTTGAATTTTTTCAATGATTTTATTGAGCTCGTCTTGTTTTTCATAAAACATCTTATCAATATTTTCCCTAACATGTTTAGCGCTATCTTCCATTAAATGCACTTTATGCTCTAGGTATTTTGAATCGGTAATGTGATCTTCTTGAACGGCTTTAACCAAATCATTAGCTTCAG contains:
- a CDS encoding tumor necrosis factor alpha-inducing protein, which gives rise to MLQACTCPNTSQRNSFLQDVPYWMLQNRSEYITQGVDSSHIVDGKKTEEIEKIATKRATIRVAQNIVHKLKEAYLSKSNRIKQKITNEMFIQMTQPIYDSLMNVDRLGIYINPNNEEVFALVRARGFDKDALSEGLHKMALDNQAVSILVAKVEEIFKDSVNYGDVKVPIAM
- a CDS encoding transglycosylase domain-containing protein translates to MLKKIFYGFIVLFLIVIGLLAILIAQVWVTTDKDIAKIKDYRPGVASQILDRKGRLIANIYDKEFRFYARFEEIPPRFIESLLAVEDTLFFEHGGINLDAIMRAMIKNAKSGRYTEGGSTLTQQLVKNMVLTREKTLTRKLKEAIISLRIEKVLSKEEILERYLNQTFFGHGYYGVKTASLGYFKKPLDKLTLKEITMLVALPRAPSFYDPTKNLEFSLSRANDILRRLYSLGWISSNELKGALNEVPIVYNQTSTQNIAPYVVDEVLKQLDQLDGLKTQGYTIKLTIDLDYQRLALESLRFGHQKILEQIAKEKPKTNASNEDEDNLNASMIVTDTSTGKILALVGGIDYKKSAFNRATQAKRQFGSAIKPFVYQIAFDNGYSTTSKIPDTARNFENGNYSKNSEQNHAWHPSNYSRKFLGLVTLQEALSHSLNLATINLSDQLGFEKIYQSLSDMGFKNLPKDLSIVLGSFAISPIDAAEKYSLFSNYGTMLKPMLIESITNQQNDVKTFTPMETKKITSKEQAFLTLSALMNAVENGTGSLARIKGLEIAGKTGTSNNNVDAWFIGFTPTLQSVIWFGRDDNTPIGKGATGGVVSAPVYSYFMRNILAIEPSLKRKFDVPKGLRKEIVDKIPYYSTPNSITPTPKRTDDSEERLLF
- a CDS encoding aminotransferase class I/II-fold pyridoxal phosphate-dependent enzyme, which encodes MFSKSLEALHHVKRYRKRELFDPLLKDYASNDYLGLSVKKGLLQNAFDKLQSFDCHSPKASMLVNGYHPLHAELEERLADLLGFESVLLVGSGFLGNLALIDTLLVKNALLFMDAHYHASGIFSTKIKPNQVIFFSHNDIKDLKQKLFNAPKNKLKFIAIEGVYSMDASIAPYDFYEIIQEIPNAFLIVDEAHSFGTIGENLLGFLEYHRIKEKDKIIKLSTFSKALASYGACVLAPLQVIEFLTNRAKSVIYTTALSLLDTALTLAHLEYFIAQKQELKKELHKHQQIIFETLGIRTLAGFFTLEFESNPALLNAHHFLKEKGFLVGAIRSPTVSKPLLRVSLSLKNSLEDTKDLANTLLNYSKIQSSFKSD
- a CDS encoding disulfide bond formation protein B; its protein translation is MNKETRFYNLFSLAVLGILIFPVGLANFYFGYVLKDSPCIFCWAQRINMILIGAVALLVVRFGFKPKYIALLLLMASSGLYESFYHTGSHALEDVGQGFALAILGLHTQFWALFVFFSVVVFLAVLLFFAPNTQLFKDDSLNALQKSAFYVFFMVVGSNAIQAFVSTGPFPYIGQSDPVRFSWNLKESVWSMENWDHLKFPRSVLGRRDVGEPLKLSALPKDNDYERSPLEITKTLKIGKKEELFLKLNGAITDLNFNEDKAILTTENQGLYLVSNDLKTIHSYMVLDSYYSATVGAFVGADFNEDENIVIMGNNKTSVEITPNKNANALKNFPYFLEGANSFDEVERSRLKTSRAKNYYVSAARRGAKFTYLISAPNKRYKDLMIISMLNSDKQVHGEFLLELGNAKLKEKRELGELVISALALKDNKLYAFSKEFNTLLVIDPTKEEILEVYGLPKEIKNISAGGFRDNELILVSYENHKNILYTLNF
- a CDS encoding 2-oxoacid:acceptor oxidoreductase family protein, translated to MEAQLRFTGVGGQGVLLAGEILAEAKIVSGGYGTKTSTYTSQVRGGPTKVDILLDKDEIIFPYAKEGEIDFMLSVAQISYNQFKSDIKQGGIVVIDPNLVTPTKEDEEKYQIYKIPIISIAKDEVGNIITQSVVALAITVELTKCVEENIVLDTMLKKVPAKVAETNKKAFEIGKKHALEALKK
- a CDS encoding 2-oxoglutarate ferredoxin oxidoreductase subunit beta, giving the protein MAFNYDEYLRVDKIPTLWCWGCGDGVILKSIIRTIDALGWKMDDVCLVSGIGCSGRMSSYVNCNTVHTTHGRAVAYATGIKLANPSKHVIVVSGDGDGFAIGGNHTMHACRRNIDLNFVLVNNFIYGLTNSQTSPTTPNGMWTVTAQWGNIDNQFDPCALTTAAGASFVARESVLDPQKLEKVLKEGFSHKGFSFFDVHSNCHINLGRKNKMGEASQMLKWMESRLVSKRQFEAMSPEERVDKFPTGVLKHDTDRKEYCEAYQEIIEKAQGKQ
- a CDS encoding HAD-IA family hydrolase — translated: MRKFLDGAKSEVLKYDVISFDIFDTLLLRPFIKPTDLFLYIETKYNIKGFHQARILAEMQSREISKRQDITLDEIYHQIPKEFHSYKGVEIATEKEVLIPNLEMLELYRFAKENNKRVIIVSDMYLPLEVLEDILISKGFDGYTNFYLSSHIMLTKHSKDLFKHVLKQENITHTQILHIGDNSWADDTMPKSLGIATLFRKSVLKQFEEISPKYKTFSPTSVAQSFILGSLCVFHKNYIQKHEKFDYWFLLGAMQAGIAAVAYCQFIYKEIHKRNIDTLVFVARDGYLLQKIFNILYPNSYKTTYVYAPRILKKAVFLEVVEGESLEILRILEGEEEVKKKQITTNQQAYIHIYSNFEYCRHLALKCLDNYRRYLYSQNLEGNIAIVDTITLGYSSQGLIQKALNKEVFGCYVDLLRILNYDCVSFLPFSHPKPVYFHNWDFMEFLLTSPEYPILNVENGVPIYQKDVSSCEKHRSKAYEKIVEGAVGYVSYFKESQISLGIYDVIKWVNFFIDHPSIQDQEQFKQIYFLPDATHKNALPLFCNDVSLLSCILKPSQSYGILKRSLRTNKQERLFKILSLIKKIYGKLKKK